A genome region from Salvia splendens isolate huo1 chromosome 19, SspV2, whole genome shotgun sequence includes the following:
- the LOC121779887 gene encoding uncharacterized protein LOC121779887, giving the protein MAITKEQLLTRLQELQIGFSQFEHPVVLTVEAQAKYVGNAKGALSKNLFLKDKKQRYYIVSALADTKVDLKVLSQRLGLGKGGVRMAPEEALSEILHVPLGCVTPFALVNESARNVSLLLDKGFKSQERCFFHPLSNDMSIALNAHDLDKFLNSIGKTPAYVDLEATPTVGKDQPPDLAGLVPSDAPVSADPLVKQESSKGLEKNHTSSDKQPVIAAGAKPAKPSNTSTKEKPSGPVNTSITYADPNKLVEEILEKTRTIVLSEIKEDENTEKYREQLATIVSNNISKQLSMELKNLAIIFKNTAYTEGFKAGIHHQPKRM; this is encoded by the exons ATGGCTATCACGAAGGAGCAGCTCCTTACTCGTTTACAG GAGCTTCAAATAGGTTTCTCCCAGTTTGAGCATCCGGTTGTATTGACAGTGGAAGCACAG GCGAAATATGTTGGGAACGCGAAAGGTGCACTGAGCAAGAATTTGTTCTTGAAG GACAAGAAACAGAGATACTATATCGTTTCTGCTTTGGCGGACACAAAGGTGGATCTGAAAG TTCTGTCTCAGAGACTTGGTCTGGGAAAAGGAGGTGTAAGAATGGCTCCAGAAGAGGCACTTTCAGAGATTCTTCAC gTGCCCCTAGGTTGTGTTACACCCTTTGCACTTGTGAATGAATCGGCAAG GAATGTTTCCTTGTTGTTAGATAAAGGATTTAAAAGTCAAGAACGCTGTTTCTTCCATCCGTTGTCAAATGACATGTCAATTG CTCTAAATGCCCATGATCTTGACAAGTTTCTGAATTCTATTGGAAAAACCCCTGCCTATGTTGATCTGGAG GCTACCCCTACTGTAGGGAAGGATCAACCTCCAGATCTAGCTGGTCTTGTCCCATCTGATGCACCAGTCTCAGCCGATCCTCTTGTAAAACAGGAATCTTCTAAAGGTCTGGAGAAAAATCACACATCCTCAGATAAGCAACCAGTAATTGCCGCAG GGGCAAAACCTGCAAAACCATCCAATACTTCTACAAAGGAGAAACCATCTGGCCCGGTGAACACGTCGATCACTTATGCTGACCCTAATAAATTAGTTGAAGAAATTCTGGAAAAGACTAGAACCATAGTTCTGTCAGAG ATAAAGGAGGACGAGAACACAGAGAAATATCGGGAGCAACTTGCAACTATTGTTTCTAACAATATAAGCAAACAACTTAGCATGGAGCTGAAGAACCTTGCT ATAATATTCAAGAACACAGCATATACAGAAGGCTTCAAAGCTGGTATTCATCATCAGCCGAAGAGAATGTAA